A region of the Muricauda sp. MAR_2010_75 genome:
GATGCTTTTTTAGAATATCAAATTCTTCCGAATTTAGAAACTTCTATGCGTGTATTGCTCTATCCGCAGTGGCGGCCAAAGCAGCTTCTTTCACCGCTTCCGCATAAGTTGGGTGGGCATGGCTCATTCGGGCAATATCCTCTGCAGAGGCCCTGAATTCCATGGCCGTAACACCTTCCGCAATCAAATCTGCGCAACGTGCCCCAATCATATGGACGCCAAGAACCTCATCAGTCTTTTTGTCAGCTAAGATTTTTACAAATCCATCCAAGTCCATACTGGCTCTGGCCCTACCCAAGGCACGCATGGAGAATTGACCTACTTTGTAGTCAACCCCCGCTTCTTTGAGTTCTTCCTCAGTTTTACCCACTGCTGCCACTTCAGGCCAAGTGTAAACAACACCGGGTATCAAGTTGTAGTTGATGTGCGGTTTTTGACCTGCCAAGATTTCGGCCACCATGGTTCCTTCTTCCTCGGCCTTATGGGCCAACATGGCCCCTTTAACCACATCTCCAATGGCATAAATGTTGGACACACTGGTCTGTAGATGATCGTTGACTTCTACTCTACCCCTGTCATCCAATTTAACCCCTGTGGCTTCGGCGTTCAAGCCATCAGTATAGGGTCTTCTTCCGACGGAAACCAAACAATAGTCACCTGTAAACGTTACTTCTTCACCTTTCTTATCATCAGCTTTTACAATGACTTCATTCCCTTTACGCTCAACGGATTTTACCTTGTGGGACAAATTGAACTTCACCTTCTGCTTTTTCAATACCTTCATCAATTCCTTTGAAAGCGCACCGTCCATCCCTGGGATAATTCGGTCCATGAACTCTACCACGGTAACCTCGGCACCCAAGCGCTTGTATACCTGGCCCAATTCCAGTCCAATGACACCACCTCCAATAACAATCATATGCTTGGGCACTTCCTTAAGCTTTAGGGCTTCTGTTGAAGTAATAATGCGTTCCTTATCCAATTTGATGAACGGCAAAGTGGATGGTTTGGAACCTGTGGCGATGATAGTATTCTTCGCTTCTATAGTTTCGGTCTTTTCATCCTCTTTATCAATATTGATGTGTGTGGCATCCTTAAAACTGCCCAAACCGTGGTACACATCAATCTTATTTTTATTCATCAAAAACTCGATGCCCTTGGTGTTTTGGTCAACCACATCTTGCTTTCGGGCAATCATTTGCTTCAAATTGACCTTGACTTCTCCAGGAATGTCAATTCCATGCTCCTCAAAATGCTTTACCGCATCTTCATAGTGGTGCGAAGAGTCCAGCAGTGCTTTTGAAGGAATACAGCCCACATTAAGGCAGGTGCCCCCCAAGGTTGGATATTTTTCAATGATCGCGGTCTTCATTCCCAATTGGGCGCATCGAATTGCCGCTACATAACCTCCAGGTCCGGAGCCAATAACGGCCACATCGTATTGATTCATAGTAAATGCTTAGAGATAATTATTCGTTCTATTATCAGCACAAAAATAACAATGTTTCTCCGATGCACCATGCTTTCCCTTAACATATCCTTACCAATAAGTTATGCAATTTTGCCTGTATATTTACCTTATGCGAAGTTTACGGTTAAATCAAGAGGTGGAAGTTTTTATTGCAGGAATTGCAGCGGCCCAGAGTTTTCTACTTTCGATTTACAGCTTTTTTGAACGGAAGAAGGATTTTAGGAATCTTTTGCTTTCGGTCTTTTTTATGGCCATTACGCTTCGTTTGGGCAAATCTATTCTTTGGGTCTATTTGGATGATTCCCCACTTTGGATGATTAATTTGGGATTTACGGCCCATGCCATTACTGGACCCATTTTGTTCCTGTATACTTTATATTTTCTGTTTCCCCGCAAATGGTCGCGATGGAATTGGGCGCATTTTGTACCGGCCTTTTTTATGCTGGCTGAGAGTGACTCCCTTACCTTGGATGGGTTTTGGTACCACGGTGGGTATACCGCACTACTTGCCCACCAGTTGGTCTACAGCGGCCTTACGCTTTATGTATTAGGGAAATACTTTGGGTTGAAACAAGCAAGGGTTCCAATGAGTCGGTCTGCTCTTTTTTGGATCATTGCCCTTGTTGTAGGCACCACAGTTTGGCAACTGTTGTATTTCTCCAATTATTTTCTGGGATGGACCCCTTATTTGTTAGGCCCTATAATTTATCTCCCCTTTGTTTATTTTATGGCCTTTTTGTTGTTCAAGAATCCTACGCTCTTAAAACAACCACTAAAGACCAAGCACCAAAATATTCGGCTGACCCAAAAGGAACTCGATGGGCATGCCATAGAATTGGAGAACTGCATGACCGAGAAACAACTCTATATGGATTCCAATTGTACGCTGTCCACGGTGTCCAATGCCATGAAACTACCGCCTTATCTAATTTCA
Encoded here:
- the lpdA gene encoding dihydrolipoyl dehydrogenase, which translates into the protein MNQYDVAVIGSGPGGYVAAIRCAQLGMKTAIIEKYPTLGGTCLNVGCIPSKALLDSSHHYEDAVKHFEEHGIDIPGEVKVNLKQMIARKQDVVDQNTKGIEFLMNKNKIDVYHGLGSFKDATHINIDKEDEKTETIEAKNTIIATGSKPSTLPFIKLDKERIITSTEALKLKEVPKHMIVIGGGVIGLELGQVYKRLGAEVTVVEFMDRIIPGMDGALSKELMKVLKKQKVKFNLSHKVKSVERKGNEVIVKADDKKGEEVTFTGDYCLVSVGRRPYTDGLNAEATGVKLDDRGRVEVNDHLQTSVSNIYAIGDVVKGAMLAHKAEEEGTMVAEILAGQKPHINYNLIPGVVYTWPEVAAVGKTEEELKEAGVDYKVGQFSMRALGRARASMDLDGFVKILADKKTDEVLGVHMIGARCADLIAEGVTAMEFRASAEDIARMSHAHPTYAEAVKEAALAATADRAIHA
- a CDS encoding AraC family transcriptional regulator yields the protein MRSLRLNQEVEVFIAGIAAAQSFLLSIYSFFERKKDFRNLLLSVFFMAITLRLGKSILWVYLDDSPLWMINLGFTAHAITGPILFLYTLYFLFPRKWSRWNWAHFVPAFFMLAESDSLTLDGFWYHGGYTALLAHQLVYSGLTLYVLGKYFGLKQARVPMSRSALFWIIALVVGTTVWQLLYFSNYFLGWTPYLLGPIIYLPFVYFMAFLLFKNPTLLKQPLKTKHQNIRLTQKELDGHAIELENCMTEKQLYMDSNCTLSTVSNAMKLPPYLISHVVNNGIGKSFPDFLNGYRIEEIKRRLAHPDFQNTKIANIAYDCGFNSLSSFNSAFKKATGTTPSSYLKQHLPI